In Nitrospirota bacterium, the genomic window TCACGGCGAAAGCATGTGGAACAAGGAGAACCGGTTCACCGGCTGGACGGACGTCGGACTGACCGAAAAAGGAACGAACGAGGCGCTCGAGGCGGGAAAGCTCCTCCGGAAGGAGGGCTTCGTCTTCGACATGGCCTTCACCTCGGTGCTCAAGCGCGCGATCAAGACGCTCTGGATCGTGCTCGAGGAGATGGACCTCATGTGGATCCCGGTCCGTAACCACTGGAGACTGAACGAGCGGCATTACGGCGCGCTCCAGGGGCTGAACAAGGCCGAGACCGCGGAAAAACACGGGATGGAACAGGTCAAGATCTGGCGAAGGAGCTACGATATTCCGCCGCCAATGCTCGAGAAGGACGACGAACGCTATCCCGGCAGGGACCCGCGCTACGCGGACCTGAGGCCGGAAGAGATGCCGTTGACGGAATCGCTGAAGGACACGGTTGCGCGCTTTCTGCCTTATTGGAAGGAGACCATCGCGCCGGTCGTGCGGTCCGAAAAACGGGTAATCATTGCAGCACACGGGAACAGCATACGGGCTCTGGTCAAGTATCTCGACAATGTGCCCGCGGCGGAGATCGTCGGCCTCAACATACCGACCGGCATCCCTCTGGTCTATGAGCTGAAGGATGATCTGA contains:
- the gpmA gene encoding 2,3-diphosphoglycerate-dependent phosphoglycerate mutase, which codes for MKKLVLLRHGESMWNKENRFTGWTDVGLTEKGTNEALEAGKLLRKEGFVFDMAFTSVLKRAIKTLWIVLEEMDLMWIPVRNHWRLNERHYGALQGLNKAETAEKHGMEQVKIWRRSYDIPPPMLEKDDERYPGRDPRYADLRPEEMPLTESLKDTVARFLPYWKETIAPVVRSEKRVIIAAHGNSIRALVKYLDNVPAAEIVGLNIPTGIPLVYELKDDLKPIRSYYLGDPEAAKKAAQAVADQLKK